Below is a window of Lepisosteus oculatus isolate fLepOcu1 chromosome 8, fLepOcu1.hap2, whole genome shotgun sequence DNA.
CTTATTTTCAATTCTGTAGAGATAGATGCAAATATACCCTCTCTAACTTCTTACAATTCAAATTAATCCATTCAGACTTCTCCAAGAAAGTTTTTTATCTACCTTTTTTCTTAATGatcttaaaaacagatttttaattaacattaaaagAGATCATTTAAAATCTACACGAATTACCAAAATAAAATCCTTTTCATGTGGTCATGGATTGGAGGTAGTCTTTCTTATCCTTAGTTTCATCTGCCTGTTGTCATAACTAAACAGGgagacaacaattaaaaaataattaaagaattTGTATTAATGTTGTTAAGTAGACAGTGGTGGAAAACACAGACATTTCACACTataacatttttactttaattcACAAAGCAAACAATTGCAATCGATTGGACTAAAGCAGAATATTTTCCTGTCTTGGCCTTTATTCCAACATAACTTTTAATTTTACCAATCGAGCTTAAGCGGTTTCCTGCTCTTAGGACTTAGTCATATTAATAATctcctttatttttacatttcccaAAATATATAGCAAGAATAACTCTGTTACAAGTTGCTCTACTTCAGCTTTCTTAACGACTCTTCTCATCAATTAATCATATGTTATCAGACACTGAACGTAAGCCCATAGGTTAAATTCAACCAAGTGTCTAAAACAGGAAGGCTACATTACAGGAGAACTGAGACATGTTCCATGCTAAGTTCTCGTCTTGTTCTACAATTCAAGCACCGAAATATTCCTGAAAACTACAAGCaaacaaatcaatttaaatgttcGATAACCCAAACTCAGAAGTTTCCAAATGAAACATTATTCATGCGAGAACAACTAGGCGacctttttttaatcattccTGCCAAATAGAAAAATAGGTTTACGGCAAAAAGTAAAAGGAGGAAAAGTTaggtttaatatttattttgaaactttttacagaaataatatacgAATACTGCACTTTACATAAAAATTACTAGTGTAGTTATTTCCACAAATAGCAAGTGGAACAACGCAGTAAGTGgagcattgttttaaaattcttaGTATTTGTAAATAATACTTAAATATCGTTAAGTTAACTAAACGTAGCACTGATTCTTGCTAAGCTAATATGAATATCATAAACATACTAACTAACGGTAATTAATTGACAAAAGAGCCCGTACCAGGCCCATTTCCTTAAAAAAGGAATATCCGCCTGCATATGTCTTGTTTTGGTAACTACGTTCGTGATTTCTTTGAATTAGAAATCCCTGCAAAGCGTTTTTGACGATCTACTCACacactttttcttgttttcaggcTGCCTGcgtgttttttctttgttgttttccGAAGTTTTCTGTTTTGCTAAATGTTCTTTTCCCCCTTTCTGTTTATACACAAACGTGTGTCAAATATTTCCCCTCTACGGGGGCCCGATTGGGACAAGCGACGGCGGCCTgagcttgtttttttaacaaacgtGTTTAACCAGTTGgtttgtactgtaggtaggcGCTAACAGCCTGTTTCAAAAACCACGGTAGGCAAATTCTTGGTAGCACCTGCATGACAGGAATGGGCATATTAGTCGTTgactttaaaataatgatatgacagaaatgttaaacagtagaaaggttatttttttatatatttgtacaCCGTAAATGGTCAGTACAATGGTTATCGTTCGTGTTCCGTTTAACATAGCTCTATGATGAAAAGGGCAGCATCGCAGATTTAATGTTATTGCCGCTGTTTCAGTTGTTAGCATTATAATATCCACCAATCTCTCAAGTACAGATTGAGAGATTAATGTCTTCCGTTTTCCATTGCAACcgcataataaaaatgtaccaaATAATGCAATCtctattttattataatttcgTTAATTCAATATTCAGTAGTATTGAACTATGGGTAATTGGGCAAGGCGATCCAGAGTGTTTAAGGAAAAAACATAGTTCCCTTTACAAAGCCTAGAACTTCCACTGACTCACAGTTCGTCACTAGGAGTAAGAAGTTATATTAGGCTCCATCCTTCAAATGTGAGGATTAAAATTTTGAGGGCTTTTGAAAATGGTTCTGCTGGAGCTGTTACTGTTAAGTGGTTTTCTGCTTTATCTCTGTGACTGGCCTTAGACACAAGTCTGCTAGCAAAGTTCAATGTCTGTCCTGAGGAATAGATGACCACAGTGTTGCCACCATCTAGTGTAGCCCATGGTTTCCCAGTCCGGTTCTTGGGACCCTGTGTCCTCCAGTTTTTGTTCCAGCCTTAATTTTTAATCACAGGCTAATTGATTTCAATTTTCTACTTGAGGcattcttttaaaatttgatttcaGCTCTTACAACACTGAATTGGGATTCCTCTCAAACATTTTCCCTCATTCAGGCAGGTTAGCTCAAATGTAACCAAGTGGACCTCTGtataaggaaaacaaaactcacAGTGGGAGTGTTTGATGTCTCATGCTCAACTGTGCCTGTTGGGCATTAACTTATCTCCTACTAAGACGTAGTAATAAGTGAGTAATAAAAAAGTTGAAGAGAGACAACATGGATTTCTGTAAACTAAGGTTGTTGGAACAAAACACTTCAATTCATTTGATGGGCACCAGCAATGAACAATTCAGCTGAAGTGAAAACCAGCAGATATAGGTTTCTCCCAGGACCTGGGCTGGATCCCTGTTCTggtctgatctgatctgccctGAGAGGCTAAACCAGGCTGGACCTCGGCAGTGCTGTGGTGGGAGACAAGAACTGCAGTGGTGAACCAGCAGGTGGCAGTCTTTTCTCTGGCCAGAATTTCTAGGTCAGTCCCCAATATGTCTTAATATGGGCACACTGCGCTGTTGGAGGTGCAGCCGTTCAGATGAAATGTTAGACTGGGACACCGATCACTTGATAATTATAGATGTCATTGTACTTCTGTAAGAGGGGTGTTAACCCTgttgtcctggctaaattctgcTCTGGGCTTCCACAATCTGGCCTTCCAAAAGTTTAGCCTTAATTCAACGTGGTGAAATAATTTCTCTCCCTACTCTGCCTGATCGGTTGTGTAGTGGAGCTTCTGGTGCAAAATGGCTGCCTAGTGTCACAGAAAATCAGAGGTGGATGAAGTGTACTCCTTCCTGTAAAGTAAATTGTGATCCTTCAGGATAAAAAGTTCTGTATGAATGTGATGAATTCTATTTATTATATCTAGAAGTAAGATAAGCTTTGAAAAGCTCAGGATCTTCTGCATTGATGATCTAATTTGGCAGCTTCCTCcgtaaacattaaaattaacttTCTTTTCATTATTGGATTGATAGACTTCTGTCTAGCAgttgtgaaaaaatatataataaaataacaataaatatgaAGATTTTATGCATCTTATAATAGTAGTAGCATCAACCAAAGTGCCTTTGTTAGATATGCGATATCTACAGTCATAttcctaataaaaaaaaataaagctgacAATGGCCTTTAATCAGAAACTATAtcttaaataataaaagataATAATGTTAATATGTTGCTTTGACCACTAACTTGGGTAAGCACAGAGAGGGATTTTATTGGGCCTGATTGTTGTTAATAGTATTGTAAAAGCCTTGTACATTAACAGTGCTTGAAGTCAGTGGTCATTTCTGGAACTAGTCTTTCAAGGAGAGCCAAACTGATTGAACTGTCATCACCTGCCAGTTTGACAACTGCCTGAAGGCAAAGTGGCTCGCCTTTCATCTGAGTTATATAATGTTCCATTTGAGCGTTAGAAGAGAAAGATCTTCAAAGAGACAAAAGAGAGTCCCCAGAAACAATAATTTGGTCATTTCAATAAATAATTTGCAGAATTTTGTAACTGGGCAGTTTGCTGGATACAAATTTGCCCACCACAGCTGTAACCTTTGTGTTTCGGGGTGACAGGTATGGCCTGGCATTGGAATTTGGAAAGGAGAAACAAGACATCAGAGCATTGCAAATGCATAGGAGGGATCTCCTGGAGACCCTTTCCAAGGTGCAGTGGGAGATTCACCTCGCTGTTGGCCGAAAGGGTTCTGCTTCTTTTTTGAGCATCTTCGCCTAGCATCTCTCTTGGCGAAGCAGCTTTTGTCACACGCGGAAACAAACGCGGCCAAAGTTGCCGGAACAGGCTGACACGCCGGGAGGGTGTCAGTGCGTCTCGGCGCCAGGGGCCATGTGACAGTGGTCTCCTGTGCCGGCTGGGAGGGAGAGCAGGCAGTGCTGCCGCGAGCACAGGGCCAGAGCACAGTCTCCTGCaggaggagctgcagactgACAGATGCTCTGGGGAGGAAAAATCTCTCGCTGAAGACGGAACAAAGGCAGAGCGATAGAGAGGAAGGTAGCAGTCAGGCTGGCAGATAACACTGGGGCTGATCTCCCTCTGACTCTTGAGCCCGAGACAGACAGTGGGCAGCACTCCAAATCAGCCTCTAACATCTCTGAGAGGAGGGTTTTATTTTCCAACATTCACTGCCAAAGGTATAGTTCCATCTCTACACTGCAACCAGGGTTTAAAATTTAGAATATGAgaagaaaaatacttttgatctagcatttttcaattaaacattACTTTAATGTggtattttcaaggaaactagatgtacacttttcaacaatGAATCTGTGCTCTGTTATGCTTTAAAGATCAATATGATGGTTGCTGGAATAACAaggtgttttgttgttttcacagaaaaacaaaaaatccctGAAGCTTTCTGCCAGAATATTATGGGTCTGGAAGCTGAAAGATCTTCTCAGATTCAGCGGCAAGTGGAGGAGAACTGAAGACACGGTGAGCTGAAATTCAGAAGCAACCTGACGATGGAGAAATTGACAGCGAAAGACAAGGAAATGATCAGAGACAGCTGGGAGAGACTCGGGAAGAACAAACTCACTCATGGGACCATCATGTTTACCAGGTACTTGTCCATATTCCAGACTGACAGGAACAGTCCTGGTTCATACTACACTGCAGGGACCAGCTTTGCACATCCACAGCTAGAGCAAATCTGGTATGCATAATGTAAAGAGAACAAGTTTAAAGAAAGTGGTTTGATCATACCCCAAAAAACTATGTTGGACAGAGTTACACCATATAAAAGCCAGTTGCAGTGTTCCAATGGACTGCAGTCCAGAAACcataacatatttaaaaaaaagctaaccTCCTGTCTATTTAAAATACTACATTTTGACGAGAACCTTCCTAAATGCACACAACTGATTTTGTGTTTGAGCCTTACAACTGCTTATCTcttaaaatgtgttcttttgtagatgtgcttacttactgtacagtgtaagattgtggaaatgcttttttaaatctttctatggaTATCGGAATGAGGTATTGTCATATATTCTTTGTACAATGTCCAATATCTCTTTCTTTCACATTTAACATATGGGCTGCGAAGACCCACAGGTGGAGAATTGACAGACAGATAACAGAAGGATATGACAGTTGTAGGAGCAGCTTTGTGAAAGAGTTTACTATAATGTGTTGTTATGCTCCCTTGGCTAGCATTCAGAATTCCAGTCTGAGGCTCAAAACTGGCATTTTCTACATTCGAAATGGGTTTCTGATTAGAAgagtatttttctgttttatagagGTAATTTTATCAGTGTGCCAAATAGTCTCCTTACGGTTTTTAGTAGGAAAATCGAACAGTATTGACAGTTTTGTTAGAGTGCTAGCATAGAAAATAAATTGGGTAGAAGTgagctaagaaaaaaaatcctttcttgGATTTCAGGCGTAGCATTGTATTGATTAGAAGTTAGTTGTGATCGTGAGAGGAATCAGGTTTTATCTGGTCCCTAGCCTAAGGACAATTTAGGCTGCTCTGGCCATTTCTTCTAGAGCCAAACCTATGAATGGCAGTCTAGCAATGACACACAGCTGTTTGTCATGTGTGTTAAACCAGGCTCGATCTAGGTATAGAGTATATTGGTAACTACTGTATttagaaaaaacagaatttgcaaGGGAGCTGCTTACCCTGTGAGTAGCTCTGGCATTTGCACATCTCATTTACTCCAAAGTAAAGGAGCAAAGAAGAGCTTGAGCGCAAAATGTAAAAGACTGCGACACTGCCTGCAGTTCACAAGGGAAGTAGCAGCAGCGATTTAAAATGAGACAGAATGAAGAAAGTTGCAAGAGGCCTGCACAGCCCAGACACTCCCCCACAGGCACACACAGGTTTCAGGCAGAGACATGGTGCAGCTGTACAGGAGCCGGAGGCTTTGCTCGTTGCTTGGCGACAGTGAGGTCCTCATTTATCTTCTGCTGCTGGAGGAGACGTGTGTGTTAGACAGACAGCAACAAGTTGTCTTGCTGCggtgaaataatattttgttggATTTTGTCATGTGAACGGTGGGTCCGGGAGAAGGCTGTAGGATCTGTTTCCTTTGATGCAAAAACAATTCCCTACCTGAGATGAAATATTGATTATCTCACTTCAAAACCAGAACAACATTTAATTATGACTTGCAGAAGGAAATGGATGAGGAATGAAAGTGATTACAAGAGTACAGGGTATATCTGATTTAAGTTTTTGAATAGACTGCTACTGTACCTTCAGCtcttcctttcttaaacaaataTCCTGTACACACGTATGAATATCGATTCTCTCTGTATTTCACTGACAGGTTATTTGAGCTGGACCCAGAATTGCTCGGCCTGTTTCACTACAACACTCCCTACAGCTCACCCCAAGAGTGCTTGTCCAGCCCAGAATTTGTGGACCACATTAATAAGGTTTGGAATCTCATCCATGTCTTATCTGGTCTTAcctgttactgtacagtatatagagccatggTTCCACGTTCTAGTCTGGGATATCCTCACACACCGAGTGGTTTTCGTTCCAGTTCAGCTTTACACCTTATTGAAGCCTTAATTGACGTTACATGTTTCTTGATTCGTGAGTTGTTTCACTCCATTGTTTGAGTTTTTACTTGACTCATGAAATGGTAAAAAGGCAGACCCAACATGTGTAAGAGCTGAAAACAGTCAGTCAGTTCAAAGTCATCCTATTCTTAAGTCAATTAAGTGTTTTAAATTGAGTAAGTGGGAGCTTGGCAGGAAACAAAAACCGGCAGGTATGTGGGCCTCTGGGATCGTGATAGTGAACCCCTTATGTAAATCACTTCTCCAGCAGGACACACTCCCTGTGCTTAGctctgtgtgtttattactgctgcGCAAAGCTCATGGTTCCAGAGCTTAGTAAGCTTCACATAAAGGTACATGAAGATGAAAATGACTGCAATTCATTCAAAAATACTGAATCCTAGGTGGTTGCCATGAAAGTATATATTTCACTCAGAAAAGGAACCTATGATGATCAAAAGTAGCGAACCTCCCTGGGTACTAGctctttttaacaatatttaattttcataaaacacattcaaaaaGAAACTGGACTGGTTTTAGACTGCAAATGATAAATAATGAAGATGTTTTTATCTGAAAGCTGTTTGATGGTAGCCTCACCTCCCAGACCTTACCTGAATCCTCTGTGTCTCATTATCCAGGTGATGCTGGTGGTTGATGCAGCTGTCACTCACCTTGACAACCTGCATTCGCTTGAGGAATACCTGGTGAACTTGGGAAGGAAACACCAAGCAGTTGGGGTCCAGACTCAGTCATTCGCTGTGAGTTAGAACTAGCGATACATAAATTTGCCGCTTGTTTCCTTATTGTGTTGAAAATCTgaagttaaataataaaaatcattgTATGTGTCCCTTAAATTAGGCCTCCCTAAATTCATGCAAAAACACGCAGTCCCATCCCTCTGAATCCCACaaagtgaaaatactgtattagaGTCCTCCTGCCCCCTGCAGGAGTGAGTGTCCTCCTTTACATTGTCAGGCCCAACTCTCCTCCCGCTCGGTGGGCACTGGCATTTCCACTGATAGCATGAGGTACAACCCTTCTGCTTGttccactacattacatttatgTACACTAGTGTGATATAGCCCTCTTTATGGGCATTGACCAAGAATGTCAGCTTACTGTAGCTTAAAGTCAGTATCTAAGATCCTGCAAACTGTTACCTTGCTGGTGTTATCAGTGTTCTTCCTCCATAATGTCCAGGTAACCTGAGTGGTGTGGTTGTACAAAGCTGCAACGTACTGAACTCATTGTTCATGCTCTTCTACAGCTCCGCTACACAGAGTGATTATTCATCACTGTAGCTCTGTGCGTGACCGGGGATAGTTATCAGGAAACACTGCTCTAGTTTAGCTTGTTTTCTGTTCTGACCCAGGGGCATCACTTGGGGGAGGTACAGTATAAGGACATCTATCCCCCACCCCCAAACCCTCCATGGTGGCCCCCGAAGGGCAAATTGTAACACTGAGTCCTCCGAAAGCCTATTTGGAAATGCAAAGCTGGGGGGGGACGCAGATATCAGCCCTCTCCTGAAATGGGAGCCCATCCTTAGCTAGGAGACACAAGGGGAACCAGAAGCAAGTTGCAAAAGGAAAGAAGGGAAGACTCATAACATGATCTGTGGCCTCTTCCCCAGACAACTGGTTGTGCATAATTCTGTTTTGGTAGCAGCTGAGTGGCTGCAAACCAGTGTACAGGTTTTCAAAATGTCAACAAAGGGCAACAGATTCCTCTAAATGAGCATGCATGACTACAATGGGATGTGGAAGCTAATCGCCATGGGGTAGGGGTAGTCGGTGCTGCAGTGCCCGCTCGCCGGTAACCCCCTCCCTCTTGTGTTTGTGCCCGGAGGCCGTTGGGGAGTCTCTGCTCTACATGCTGGAGCGCAGCCTGGGGCCGGCGTACACCTCCACCCTCCGCCATGCCTGGCTCACGCTCTACAGCGTCGTCGTGGAGGCGATGAGCAGCGGCTGGACCAAAAACGGCAAGAGCCAGACCGACTGAGGGGCAGAGAGGGCTTGAGATGCAGCCGCCTCACGCTAGTGGGGCGCGTCGGTGTCTGTCAGTCCCTCTGACTCGTGTGTTAGGGGGCCCTGTGGGGGCCTGGGTTAGATTGACCATGCTGAGCCGCACAAGGTGTTGTCTTTATCTGCTCCGGCAAGGTGACACTGTGGCAATGGACACACGATGGGTAGTGATCAGAATTAGACACATCTGTAGAGATAACCAGGGGAAGCAGATGATGATTCGCTTCATGTCAGTGTAAGAAATGAGTCTATGTTTCAGTCTCTGAACACTTTTCAGTTAGAAAGTTTTGTCCTGCTGTAAATCAGCCAAGCTCTCTGGTTCTGAATTACTGAGAGAAtgcttttatgaaaataaatggtAACATCAATAAAAACAGCAAGGAGATACTAGGTCCCAGATACTGGAAAGAAGACATTAGAAGTCACTGTCCTAAGTGTTGTGATTTTTACTGTGAATACTGAGaatcatgtttaaaatgtatatttttttccatgtagAGAAaggtttaacatactgtatattgcccttGAATAGTGTTGGGACAGCAAAGTCGAAGCCATTATTTGGCCTTTGCGGTCAAGCAGTATGTATATTCAAATATGAGATCGACATAAATAGTAAGCATAATATACATTGGGGTGGAACCCAAGAGATCATAAGTATTAGGACACATTCAATTAAACCATATTTCCGGTTGTCAGCCAGTATTTGAATGCATATCCCATTGAGACAATAACCGCATGAGGTATGTGCTGCACTGAGCTTACCAAACCCCTTTGTGTAACCATTGAGATGCTTTGCCAAGCCTTTGTTGGATCCACTTCGGGTTTTTGCCTTTCCTTGAGCTGTTATGACTTAATTCAATTcatttttggatcattgtcatgtTGCATGGAACTGGCTTGCTCATCTTTATTGACAATCTTACTAATAAT
It encodes the following:
- the ngb gene encoding neuroglobin; amino-acid sequence: MEKLTAKDKEMIRDSWERLGKNKLTHGTIMFTRLFELDPELLGLFHYNTPYSSPQECLSSPEFVDHINKVMLVVDAAVTHLDNLHSLEEYLVNLGRKHQAVGVQTQSFAAVGESLLYMLERSLGPAYTSTLRHAWLTLYSVVVEAMSSGWTKNGKSQTD